One part of the Arabidopsis thaliana chromosome 1 sequence genome encodes these proteins:
- a CDS encoding Class I peptide chain release factor: MAAIRTMTNMILREFIHHPLLLHSSSKSCQSLLPCLRLTPLISPIHSNSRLVSVRCAASTSGGSGGDRKVSSRLSQVQQMLHEAEERASSAGNEPTPQITLDNVTLNFARSGGPGGQNVNKLNTKVDMRFNVKNAYWLSDRIREKILLTEKNRINKDGELVISSTKTRTQKGNIDDALEKLQAIIDAASYVPPPPSEEQKKKIVKL; this comes from the exons atggCGGCAATCAGAACGATGACGAACATGATTCTACGCGAGTTCATCCATCATCCACTTCTCCTTCACTCTTCATCGAAATCGTGTCAATCTCTTTTACCATGTCTCCGTCTCACTCCCCTAATTTCTCCAATTCACTCTAATTCCCGGCTCGTATCCGTCCGATGTGCGGCATCGACCTCCGGTGGAAGCGGTGGTGATCGGAAAGTCTCTTCACGGTTGTCGCAGGTGCAACAGATGCTTCATGAAGCCGAAGAGAGAGCTAGTTCCGCTGGCAATGAGCCTACTCCTCAAATCACTCTAG ACAATGTTACACTTAACTTTGCTAGAAGTGGTGGTCCTGGAGGCCAGAATGTGAACAAAT TGAATACCAAAGTAGATATGCGCTTCAATGTTAAGAACGCGTATTGGCTGAGTGACAGGATCAGAGAGAAAATCTTACTGacg GAGAAGAATCGGATCAACAAGGATGGTGAACTTGTGATATCTTCTACCAAAACCAGAACGCAGAA AGGTAACATCGACGATGCACTTGAAAAACTACAG GCGATAATTGATGCGGCTTCATATGTTCCACCTCCACCatcagaagaacaaaagaagaaaatagtaaaGCTGTGA
- a CDS encoding Calcium-binding EF-hand family protein (Calcium-binding EF-hand family protein; FUNCTIONS IN: calcium ion binding; INVOLVED IN: response to cold; LOCATED IN: nucleus; EXPRESSED IN: 25 plant structures; EXPRESSED DURING: 14 growth stages; CONTAINS InterPro DOMAIN/s: EF-Hand 1, calcium-binding site (InterPro:IPR018247), EF-HAND 2 (InterPro:IPR018249), EF-hand-like domain (InterPro:IPR011992), Calcium-binding EF-hand (InterPro:IPR002048), EF-hand (InterPro:IPR018248); BEST Arabidopsis thaliana protein match is: Calcium-binding EF-hand family protein (TAIR:AT1G12310.1); Has 16075 Blast hits to 13795 proteins in 1483 species: Archae - 0; Bacteria - 30; Metazoa - 6203; Fungi - 4627; Plants - 3186; Viruses - 0; Other Eukaryotes - 2029 (source: NCBI BLink).), giving the protein MSKDGLSNDQVSSMKEAFMLFDTDGDGKIAPSELGILMRSLGGNPTESQLKSIITTENLSSPFDFNRFLDLMAKHLKTEPFDRQLRDAFKVLDKEGTGFVAVADLRHILTSIGEKLQPSEFDEWIKEVDVGSDGKIRYEDFIARMVAK; this is encoded by the coding sequence ATGAGCAAGGATGGTTTGAGCAACGACCAAGTCTCATCAATGAAGGAAGCATTCATGCTATTCGACACAGACGGCGACGGCAAAATCGCACCGTCGGAGCTCGGAATCTTAATGCGGTCACTCGGCGGCAATCCAACAGAATCACAACTCAAATCAATCATAACGACGGAGAATCTCTCGTCTCCGTTCGATTTCAATCGATTCCTAGATCTAATGGCGAAACATCTGAAAACAGAGCCGTTCGATCGCCAGCTTCGTGATGCGTTCAAAGTGCTTGACAAGGAAGGTACTGGATTCGTTGCTGTGGCAGATCTGAGACATATACTTACGAGTATCGGTGAGAAATTGCAGCCGAGTGAGTTTGATGAGTGGATCAAAGAGGTTGATGTTGGATCTGATGGTAAGATCCGGTATGAGGATTTTATTGCTAGAATGGTTGCTAAGTAA
- a CDS encoding ankyrin repeat/KH domain protein (DUF1442) (Protein of unknown function (DUF1442); CONTAINS InterPro DOMAIN/s: Protein of unknown function DUF1442 (InterPro:IPR009902); BEST Arabidopsis thaliana protein match is: Protein of unknown function (DUF1442) (TAIR:AT1G12320.1); Has 98 Blast hits to 97 proteins in 12 species: Archae - 0; Bacteria - 0; Metazoa - 0; Fungi - 0; Plants - 98; Viruses - 0; Other Eukaryotes - 0 (source: NCBI BLink).), with the protein MKLIWSPETASKAYIDTVKSCENLGTPGAAELVAAMAAGWNANLIVETWSEGETIAISVGLNIASRHTNGRHICIVPNARSQTAYLQAMAEQSCSNLPETIIMNEEGEELEHTMQTLQGIDFLVVDWDQKDFAANVLRNAVFGSRGAVVVCRSGYRRSTSCFSWTKAFSDRNVVRTVTLPVSGGLEIAHVAAARSSGKSDNNSNKRKWIKHFDQRSGEEHVIRK; encoded by the exons atgaaattgATTTGGTCACCGGAAACTGCATCAAAGGCTTACATCGACACCGTTAAATCG TGTGAAAATCTTGGAACGCCGGGAGCGGCGGAGCTAGTGGCGGCGATGGCAGCAGGATGGAACGCCAATTTGATTGTGGAAACATGGTCAGAAGGAGAAACTATAGCCATAAGCGTTGGCTTAAACATAGCGAGTCGACACACAAACGGAAGACACATTTGTATAGTACCAAACGCAAGATCACAAACTGCTTATCTTCAAGCCATGGCAGAACAATCTTGCTCAAACTTGCCGGAGACGATTATTATGAACGAGGAAGGAGAGGAATTGGAGCACACGATGCAGACGCTACAAGGAATCGATTTCTTGGTAGTTGACTGGGATCAGAAGGATTTCGCAGCAAACGTTTTGAGAAACGCTGTGTTTGGTAGCAGAGGAGCTGTTGTGGTCTGCAGAAGCGGTTACCGAAGAAGCACTTCGTGTTTCAGTTGGACAAAAGCATTTAGTGACCGGAATGTTGTGAGAACAGTGACTCTTCCAGTTTCTGGTGGTCTAGAAATCGCTCATGTTGCCGCAGCAAGAAGCTCTGGGAAGAGTGATAATAAcagcaacaaaagaaaatggatcAAGCATTTTGATCAAAGATCAGGAGAAGAACATGTTATTcgaaagtaa
- the CuAO1 gene encoding Copper amine oxidase family protein (Copper amine oxidase family protein; FUNCTIONS IN: primary amine oxidase activity, quinone binding, copper ion binding; INVOLVED IN: oxidation reduction, amine metabolic process; LOCATED IN: endomembrane system; EXPRESSED IN: 22 plant structures; EXPRESSED DURING: 13 growth stages; CONTAINS InterPro DOMAIN/s: Copper amine oxidase, N-terminal (InterPro:IPR016182), Copper amine oxidase, N2-terminal (InterPro:IPR015800), Copper amine oxidase, N2/N3-terminal (InterPro:IPR015801), Copper amine oxidase, N3-terminal (InterPro:IPR015802), Copper amine oxidase (InterPro:IPR000269), Copper amine oxidase, C-terminal (InterPro:IPR015798); BEST Arabidopsis thaliana protein match is: Copper amine oxidase family protein (TAIR:AT3G43670.1); Has 1558 Blast hits to 1554 proteins in 277 species: Archae - 14; Bacteria - 381; Metazoa - 247; Fungi - 454; Plants - 245; Viruses - 0; Other Eukaryotes - 217 (source: NCBI BLink).) yields MAEPSFARLFLLFFSFLLIFATYSWVFGPDSGFLFGTRVRKTLGSNRQVHVDHSLEKPHHPLDPLTVREINRVRTILSNHDPGFGSGSATIHSMALDEPEKSRVVQWKKGNKLLSRRAAVVAYWGGQTHEITVDLDSGRVVSDVINRTSGYPILTLNDVFAASQVPLKSLEFNRSIEARGVKFSDLACITPFAGWFGSEEEGRRVIRVQCFTLQGTTNYFMRPLEGLYVTVDLDKLEVIKIIDKGPIPIPKASGTEYRFGVQNKPVHMDRINPISMEQPDGPSFRVEDGHLVKWANWVFHVKADQRAGMIISQATVRDSETGEPRSVMYKGFPSELFVPYMDPEEGWYYKGYMDAGELGLGPTAMPLVPLNDCPRNSYYIDGVFASPDGKPIVQPNMICLFERYAGDISWRHSEILFANADIRESRPKVTLVARMATSVGNYDYIFDWEFQTDGLIRVTVAASGMLMVKGTPYDNVDDLGDREDDAGPLISENVIGVVHDHFITFHLDMDIDGPMNNSLVKVHLEKQRVPTGKSPRKSYLKVKKYIAKTEKDAQIKLSLYDPYEFHIVNPNRKSRVGNPAGYRIVPGGNAASLLDHDDPPQIRGAFTNNQIWVTPYNRSEQYAGGVLIYQSQGDDTLQVWSDRDRSIENKDIVLWYTLGFHHVPCQEDYPVMPTVAASFELKPANFFESNPILGSAPFFEKDLPVCRPFASS; encoded by the exons ATGGCAGAACCATCTTTTGCTCGTCtgtttctcttgttcttcagcTTTCTCCTTATCTTTGCCACCTACTCTTGGGTCTTTGGACCCGACTCAGGCTTCTTGTTCGGTACTCGTGTCCGGAAAACTCTCGGCTCGAATCGTCAAGTCCACGTTGACCACTCTTTAGAAAAGCCTCATCATCCACTTGATCCACTAACGGTGCGAGAAATCAATAGAGTCAGAACAATACTCTCGAACCATGACCCGGGTTTTGGTTCCGGGTCGGCCACGATTCACTCCATGGCTCTCGATGAGCCGGAGAAGTCACGTGTCGTCCAGTGGAAGAAGGGAAATAAGCTTCTGTCACGAAGAGCTGCGGTCGTAGCTTATTGGGGTGGTCAAACACATGAGATAACGGTGGATCTTGATTCGGGTCGGGTAGTTTCTGATGTGATTAACCGGACTTCAGGGTATCCGATTCTCACCTTGAACGACGTCTTCGCTGCTTCGCAG GTTCCTTTGAAGAGCTTGGAATTTAACCGCTCCATTGAAGCTCGTGGGGTTAAGTTTTCCGATTTAGCTTGCATCACACCGTTTGCCGGATGGTTTGGATCGGAGGAAGAAGGACGTAGAGTCATAAGAGTTCAATGTTTCACGTTACAAGGCACTACCAATTATTTTATGAGACCACTCGAAGGACTTTATGTAACGGTCGATCTAGACAAATTGGAGGTTATCAAGATCATCGATAAAGGCCCAATTCCAATTCCCAAAGCCTCCGGTACAGAATACCGGTTTGGTGTTCAGAATAAACCGGTGCATATGGATCGTATTAACCCGATTTCGATGGAGCAACCTGACGGTCCCAGTTTTAGGGTCGAAGATGGGCATTTGGTTAAGTGGGCTAATTGGGTTTTCCATGTTAAAGCTGACCAACGAGCCGGTATGATCATATCTCAGGCCACGGTTCGTGACTCCGAGACAG GTGAACCAAGAAGTGTGATGTACAAAGGATTCCCATCAGAGTTGTTTGTACCGTACATGGACCCTGAGGAAGGATGGTACTACAAAGGTTATATGGATGCAGGCGAGCTCGGTTTAGGACCCACGGCAATGCCGCTCGTGCCTCTCAACGATTGCCCTCGAAATTCTTACTATATAGACGGTGTTTTCGCCTCTCCAGACGGCAAACCCATTGTTCAACCTAATATGATATGCTTGTTTGAACGCTATGCAGGCGATATCAGCTGGCGACATTCTGAGATCCTTTTTGCCAATGCCGAT ATAAGAGAGTCAAGGCCAAAAGTTACATTGGTAGCTCGAATGGCAACTTCGGTTGGAAATTACGACTATATTTTCGATTGGGAGTTTCAGACTGATGGTTTGATCCGTGTTACG GTCGCGGCTTCGGGAATGTTAATGGTGAAAGGGACACCTTACGATAATGTAGATGACTTAGGTGATAGGGAGGATGATGCTGGACCGTTGATCTCTGAGAATGTGATTGGAGTCGTTCATGATCATTTCATAACGTTTCATCTAGACATGGATATTGATGGACCGATGAATAATTCTTTGGTTAAGGTTCATCTAGAGAAGCAGAGAGTTCCAACAGGAAAATCGCCAAGGAAGAGTTACTTGAAGGTCAAGAAATATATAGCCAAGACTGAGAAAGATGCTCAGATCAAGTTGAGCCTCTATGACCCATATGAATTCCACATTGTGAACCCGAACCGAAAATCTCGGGTAGGAAACCCGGCTGGTTACAGGATCGTACCGGGTGGTAATGCAGCGAGTTTGCTTGATCACGATGATCCTCCTCAAATTCGAGGTGCATTCACTAATAATCAG ATATGGGTGACTCCATATAACCGGTCAGAACAATATGCCGGAGGAGTTCTAATTTACCAGAGCCAAGGTGATGACACACTACAAGTTTGGTCAGACCG GGACCGTTCGATCGAAAACAAGGACATAGTACTGTGGTACACACTAGGGTTCCATCACGTACCTTGTCAAGAAGATTATCCAGTTATGCCAACCGTTGCGGCTAGCTTTGAACTTAAACCAGCAAATTTCTTTGAATCCAATCCGATTCTTGGGTCTGCTCCTTTCTTCGAAAAAGACTTACCGGTCTGTAGACCATTTGCTTCATCTTGA
- a CDS encoding Class I peptide chain release factor (Class I peptide chain release factor; FUNCTIONS IN: translation release factor activity; INVOLVED IN: translational termination; EXPRESSED IN: 23 plant structures; EXPRESSED DURING: 13 growth stages; CONTAINS InterPro DOMAIN/s: Class I peptide chain release factor (InterPro:IPR000352); Has 2349 Blast hits to 2349 proteins in 1057 species: Archae - 0; Bacteria - 1715; Metazoa - 148; Fungi - 110; Plants - 54; Viruses - 0; Other Eukaryotes - 322 (source: NCBI BLink).), whose translation MAAIRTMTNMILREFIHHPLLLHSSSKSCQSLLPCLRLTPLISPIHSNSRLVSVRCAASTSGGSGGDRKVSSRLSQVQQMLHEAEERASSAGNEPTPQITLDNVTLNFARSGGPGGQNVNKLNTKVDMRFNVKNAYWLSDRIREKILLTEKNRINKDGELVISSTKTRTQKGNIDDALEKLQAIIDAASYVPPPPSEEQKKKIVKLAAKADNKRLKSKKVLSDKKSARRSRGSYDD comes from the exons atggCGGCAATCAGAACGATGACGAACATGATTCTACGCGAGTTCATCCATCATCCACTTCTCCTTCACTCTTCATCGAAATCGTGTCAATCTCTTTTACCATGTCTCCGTCTCACTCCCCTAATTTCTCCAATTCACTCTAATTCCCGGCTCGTATCCGTCCGATGTGCGGCATCGACCTCCGGTGGAAGCGGTGGTGATCGGAAAGTCTCTTCACGGTTGTCGCAGGTGCAACAGATGCTTCATGAAGCCGAAGAGAGAGCTAGTTCCGCTGGCAATGAGCCTACTCCTCAAATCACTCTAG ACAATGTTACACTTAACTTTGCTAGAAGTGGTGGTCCTGGAGGCCAGAATGTGAACAAAT TGAATACCAAAGTAGATATGCGCTTCAATGTTAAGAACGCGTATTGGCTGAGTGACAGGATCAGAGAGAAAATCTTACTGacg GAGAAGAATCGGATCAACAAGGATGGTGAACTTGTGATATCTTCTACCAAAACCAGAACGCAGAA AGGTAACATCGACGATGCACTTGAAAAACTACAG GCGATAATTGATGCGGCTTCATATGTTCCACCTCCACCatcagaagaacaaaagaagaaaatagtaaaGCT CGCTGCGAAAGCTGACAATAAACGacttaaaagcaaaaaagttcTGTCAGACAAGAAATCTGCGAGAAGAAGCCGCGGTAGTTACGATGATTAA
- the LDL1 gene encoding LSD1-like 1 (LSD1-like 1 (LDL1); CONTAINS InterPro DOMAIN/s: Amine oxidase (InterPro:IPR002937), SWIRM (InterPro:IPR007526); BEST Arabidopsis thaliana protein match is: Flavin containing amine oxidoreductase family protein (TAIR:AT3G10390.1); Has 6747 Blast hits to 5826 proteins in 999 species: Archae - 53; Bacteria - 2706; Metazoa - 1658; Fungi - 565; Plants - 779; Viruses - 0; Other Eukaryotes - 986 (source: NCBI BLink).), with protein MSTETKETRPETKPEDLGTHTTVDVPGEEPLGELIADDVNEVVSDASATETDFSLSPSQSEQNIEEDGQNSLDDQSPLTELQPLPLPPPLPVEARISESLGEEESSDLVTEQQSQNPNAAEPGPRARKRRRRKRFFTEINANPAFSRNRRTSVGKEVDSEALIAMSVGFPVYSLTEEEIEANVVSIIGGKDQANYIVVRNHIIALWRSNVSNWLTRDHALESIRAEHKTLVDTAYNFLLEHGYINFGLAPVIKEAKLRSFDGVEPPNVVVVGAGLAGLVAARQLLSMGFRVLVLEGRDRPGGRVKTRKMKGGDGVEAMADVGGSVLTGINGNPLGVLARQLGLPLHKVRDICPLYLPNGELADASVDSKIEASFNKLLDRVCKLRQSMIEENKSVDVPLGEALETFRLVYGVAEDQQERMLLDWHLANLEYANATLLGNLSMAYWDQDDPYEMGGDHCFIPGGNEIFVHALAENLPIFYGSTVESIRYGSNGVLVYTGNKEFHCDMALCTVPLGVLKKGSIEFYPELPHKKKEAIQRLGFGLLNKVAMLFPCNFWGEEIDTFGRLTEDPSTRGEFFLFYSYSSVSGGPLLVALVAGDAAERFETLSPTDSVKRVLQILRGIYHPKGIVVPDPVQALCSRWGQDKFSYGSYSYVAVGSSGDDYDILAESVGDGRVFFAGEATNRQYPATMHGAFLSGMREAANILRVARRRASSSALNPNQICIDKEEEVDEEEDRCLDQLFETPDLTFGNFSVLFTPNSDEPESMSLLRVRIQMEKPESGLWLYGLVTRKQAIELGEMDGDELRNEYLREKLGLVPVERKSLSQEGESMISSLKAARLNRQIFD; from the coding sequence ATGTCAACAGAGACTAAAGAAACCCGACCCGAAACTAAACCCGAAGACCTGGGAACTCATACTACTGTGGATGTACCCGGTGAAGAACCTCTCGGAGAGCTTATCGCCGACGACGTGAACGAAGTCGTTTCTGATGCGTCGGCGACGGAGACAGACTTCTCACTCTCACCGAGCCAATCGGAGCAAAATATTGAAGAAGACGGCCAAAACTCACTCGATGACCAATCGCCATTAACGGAGCTTCagcctcttcctcttcctcctcctcttccagTCGAAGCACGAATCTCAGAATCGCTcggtgaagaagaatcttcCGATCTGGTAACGGAGCAACAatcacaaaaccctaatgCGGCGGAGCCTGGTCCTAGAGCAAGAAAAAGACGCCGTAGGAAACGTTTCTTCACTGAGATTAACGCAAACCCAGCTTTCTCAAGAAACCGCCGCACTAGCGTCGGCAAAGAGGTGGATTCAGAAGCGCTAATCGCAATGTCGGTAGGGTTTCCGGTTTATTCGCTCACGGAGGAAGAAATTGAAGCTAATGTGGTTTCGATCATCGGAGGTAAAGATCAAGCTAATTACATTGTTGTAAGGAATCACATTATTGCTCTGTGGCGATCTAATGTATCGAATTGGTTAACGCGAGATCATGCGCTTGAGTCTATACGTGCTGAACACAAAACCTTAGTTGATACTGCTTACAATTTCCTTCTTGAGCATGGTTATATTAACTTCGGGCTTGCTCCGGTTATTAAAGAGGCGAAATTGAGGTCGTTTGATGGCGTAGAGCCGccaaatgttgttgttgtagggGCGGGTTTAGCTGGTTTGGTTGCTGCTAGACAGTTGTTGTCAatggggtttagggttttggttctTGAAGGTAGAGATAGACCGGGTGGGCGGGTTAAGACACGGAAGATGAAAGGTGGTGATGGTGTTGAGGCAATGGCTGATGTTGGTGGAAGCGTTCTCACCGGAATTAATGGGAATCCGCTTGGGGTTTTGGCGAGGCAACTTGGTTTGCCTCTTCATAAGGTTAGAGATATTTGTCCTTTGTATCTTCCCAATGGAGAGCTTGCTGATGCTAGTGTTGATTCTAAGATTGAGGCATCGTTTAATAAGTTGTTGGATAGAGTTTGTAAGCTTAGACAGTCGATGATAGAGGAGAATAAATCAGTTGATGTGCCTTTGGGAGAAGCGCTTGAAACATTTCGATTGGTTTATGGGGTTGCTGAGGATCAGCAAGAGAGAATGCTCTTAGATTGGCATTTAGCAAACTTGGAATATGCAAATGCTACATTGTTGGGGAATCTGTCAATGGCGTATTGGGATCAAGATGATCCGTATGAGATGGGTGGTGATCATTGTTTTATCCCAGGTGGGAACGAAATATTTGTACATGCTTTAGCGGAAAATCTTCCAATTTTTTACGGGAGTACAGTTGAGAGCATCAGATATGGAAGCAACGGGGTTCTGGTTTACACAGGTAACAAAGAGTTCCACTGCGATATGGCTCTTTGCACGGTTCCATTAGGTGTTCTGAAGAAAGGTTCGATTGAGTTTTATCCCGAACTTCCtcataagaagaaagaagcgaTTCAGAGACTTGGATTCGGATTGTTGAACAAAGTGGCGATGTTGTTTCCGTGTAACTTCTGGGGCGAAGAGATTGATACTTTTGGGCGATTAACCGAAGATCCGTCCACCAGAGGAGAATTCTTCTTGTTCTACAGCTATTCTTCTGTTTCCGGTGGTCCATTACTTGTAGCACTTGTAGCTGGAGACGCTGCGGAAAGATTCGAGACATTGTCGCCTACTGATTCCGTTAAACGGGTCTTGCAGATACTACGCGGAATATATCACCCAAAAGGAATTGTTGTTCCTGATCCGGTTCAAGCCCTCTGTTCCAGATGGGGACAAGACAAGTTTTCATACGGTTCTTACTCATATGTTGCGGTCGGATCATCAGGAGATGATTACGATATTTTAGCCGAGAGTGTTGGTGATGGAAGAGTGTTCTTTGCAGGTGAAGCTACTAACAGACAATATCCAGCTACAATGCACGGAGCCTTCTTAAGTGGAATGAGAGAAGCAGCAAACATACTTAGAGTTGCTAGAAGAAGAGCGTCATCATCGGCTTTAAATCCTAACCAGATCTGCAtcgacaaagaagaagaggtagacgaagaagaagaccgcTGTTTGGATCAGTTATTCGAGACACCCGATTTAACATTCGGGAATTTCTCAGTATTGTTTACTCCAAATTCGGATGAACCTGAATCCATGTCATTGTTGAGGGTTAGGATCCAAATGGAGAAACCCGAATCAGGTCTTTGGCTTTACGGTTTAGTGACAAGGAAGCAAGCTATTGAGCTTGGTGAAATGGATGGAGATGAGTTGAGAAATGAATACTTGCGTGAGAAGTTAGGACTTGTTCCTGTCGAAAGGAAGAGTCTTTCTCAAGAAGGGGAATCGATGATCTCTTCACTCAAAGCTGCAAGACTGAATCGACAGATCTTTGATTAG